In a genomic window of Bemisia tabaci chromosome 1, PGI_BMITA_v3:
- the LOC140226023 gene encoding uncharacterized protein, with amino-acid sequence MADKETSSISPSPQSRSTTEEESVIITESQLLEDKQHTTQASIELTRSSSTQELKKLGEEGQKISNYLDTKEKQLEDLLKYNKKNEAIMKKSKEILNNEHGKIGTKKRNDAQKSLDLEKKSAKMIEDDIEARRNEIEFFKDLRTNIMGATTLHSSTDDNIYCGSQVSRFLNDVGDPKKQIEEMELEEGSNKKRRSEDLDLTFSDTEINQTENKKRRNPGRRSSTLKAKDNDVPTREEILYVESSWETLAKMIEKMKEGLEKEVKKLEEIIIQQREKENRGTRELKDRVIQLEKENKILKNEVKNLFDEKTKTITEEMMKVSKKVDNYKIEGSRTKQEIPKFGPKPMYTEIVQRSTEEGLKLTRKNRPEGQKTVLLKSNDPVAKGDTLQNEMTEAITSEDMKNIKVISTEVTRSRGSLKMKYIAENEEDNNKWKEVVTRKMKSSGKKLDIEVIELKQTTGIIRLEPIDENVSEEQFCNMIADELKDQNVLIEKIKENIKIIKKSRIPYKKGKSLYYCRINDAPLAELIISRELFAFGIRGTCKATETILVTPCTLCGDYSHGKNFCPNKTENMKPICFRCGAQDHIRSACKNPPRCVVCEKKKIKDTKHMVGELKCPTYIKTLNIKLLAFGYNPVELKKDENETPNNGN; translated from the coding sequence ATGGCCGATAAGGAAACTAGCTCTATCTCACCATCGCCACAATCGCGATCAACGACGGAGGAAGAATCGGTAATAATCACTGAATCTCAACTCCTGGAAGACAAGCAACACACAACGCAGGCATCGATTGAACTCACAAGATCCAGCTCAACTCAGGAGCTCAAAAAACTCGGAGAAGAAGGACAGAAGATCAGTAACTACTTGGACACAAAAGAAAAGCAGCTTGAGGATCTACTGAAGTATAACAAGAAGAATGAAGCAATCATGAAGAAAAGCAAGGAGATTCTCAACAATGAACATGGAAAAATTGGAACCAAGAAGAGAAATGACGCGCAGAAATCTCTAGATCTTGAAAAGAAGTCAGCAAAAATGATAGAAGACGATATAGAAGCCAGAAGAAATGaaatagaatttttcaaagacctCAGAACAAACATCATGGGAGCAACTACCTTGCACTCATCCACGGACGATAATATCTACTGTGGGAGTCAagtatcaagatttttgaacGATGTAGGAGACCCAAAAAAGCAAATTGAAGAAATGGAATTGGAAGAAGGAAGCAACAAAAAGAGGAGAAGCGAAGACCTTGAtctgacattttcagatactgaAATCAATCAAACTGAAAACAAGAAAAGAAGAAACCCTGGCCGAAGATCAAGCACACTAAAAGCAAAGGACAATGATGTACCTACAAGAGAAGAAATCCTATACGTTGAATCATCCTGGGAAACGCTTGccaaaatgattgaaaaaatgaaggaaggactagaaaaagaagtaaagaaattaGAAGAAATAATTATCCAGCAAcgtgaaaaagaaaacagaggGACCAGAGAATTAAAAGACCGTGTTATACAAttagagaaagaaaataaaatcctgAAGAATGAAGTGAAGAATTTATTTGACGAGAAAACGAAGACTATAACAGAAGAAATGATGAAAGTAAGCAAGAAAGTGGATAACTATAAGATAGAAGGAAGCAGGACCaaacaagaaattccaaaatttggcCCTAAACCAATGTACACAGAAATCGTACAAAGATCCACTGAAGAAGGGCTGAAGTTAACTAGAAAAAATAGACCTGAAGGGCAAAAAACAGTACTCTTAAAATCCAACGACCCAGTAGCTAAAGGTGATACACTACAGAACGAAATGACAGAAGCAATTACGTCTGAAgacatgaaaaatattaaagtcATCTCCACTGAAGTCACGAGATCCAGAGGATCACTCAAGATGAAATACATCGccgaaaatgaagaggataacAATAAATGGAAAGAAGTAGTAACTAGGAAGATGAAATCATCAGGTAAGAAATTAGATATAGAGGTAATTGAACTTAAACAAACAACTGGAATAATCAGACTTGAACCCATAGATGAGAACGTTAGTGAGGAGCAATTCTGTAATATGATAGCAGACGAACTGAAAGATCAAAATGTATTAAtcgagaaaataaaagaaaatataaagatAATTAAGAAGAGCAGAATTCCATATAAAAAAGGGAAATCACTTTATTATTGTAGGATTAATGATGCACCATTGGCAGAATTAATTATAAGCAGAGAACTTTTTGCCTTCGGAATTAGAGGCACCTGTAAAGCGACAGAAACGATTTTAGTCACTCCATGTACTCTATGTGGAGATTATTCTCATGGAAAAAATTTCTGTCCTAATAAAACCGAAAACATGAAACCTATATGCTTTAGATGTGGAGCACAAGATCATATAAGAAGCGCATGTAAGAACCCCCCAAGATGTGTTGTATGtgagaagaaaaagataaaagacACAAAGCACATGGTGGGGGAActtaagtgccctacttacatTAAAACACTTAATATAAAATTATTAGCTTTCGGATACAACCCTGTAGAATtgaaaaaagacgaaaatgaAACACCCAATAATGGAAACTGA